A window from Leguminivora glycinivorella isolate SPB_JAAS2020 chromosome 16, LegGlyc_1.1, whole genome shotgun sequence encodes these proteins:
- the LOC125234621 gene encoding uncharacterized protein LOC125234621: MNLYVAICLLALSASAKADGGLGLGGLVYAPGHASVDYYAYPRYAFEYSVKDPHTGDNKAQWEKRDGDVVKGAYSLVEPDGSLRVVEYYADDKTGFNAVVKRLGPNLHPSTVHAAPIYKAPIPILGGLGSAPYPISVGPVANLGHLASAPLISGPIHGGPIHSPALSSQNLIKEPVIVKHLPAPILPAPVLHEPIIPHVPILKTPILPQPIIHEPVIKVPGPIYKDPIVVSPLYEPILKGPILPGPIYKNGPILPGPNIYKNGPLPLPILKGLPGPIYKAGPIYSEPLGPLPDYRAPLSLYNKRVPLYKEPLPSLPLLKGSVELGLIGKEPIRSLDWEGLGRGNLEHGYGLGKGVIGPLVPSLGEHGLLKGNIGPVLPYAGLERGHGLLKGNIGPILPYEGLEKGPLLPSWNGPIEYPLYQDGYKH; the protein is encoded by the exons ATGAATTTATACGTTGCG ATATGTCTTCTGGCGCTCTCGGCGTCGGCGAAGGCTGACGGGGGCCTGGGGCTCGGAGGCCTAGTGTACGCGCCCGGGCATGCCTCCGTTGATTATTAT gcCTATCCCCGTTATGCGTTTGAATACTCCGTGAAAGATCCTCACACCGGTGACAACAAAGCGCAATGGGAGAAACGCGACGGAGACGTTGTCAAAG GAGCATATTCCCTTGTGGAGCCCGACGGCAGCCTGCGTGTCGTGGAGTACTACGCCGACGACAAGACGGGCTTCAATGCCGTCGTAAAGCGCCTGGGCCCCAACCTGCACCCGAGCACCGTCCACGCGGCTCCGATTTACAAGGCCCCAATCCCCATCCTCGGCGGACTCGGCTCCGCCCCTTACCCGATATCCGTCGGCCCGGTGGCGAACCTAGGACACCTGGCAAGCGCACCTCTGATTTCAGGACCTATCCATGGAGGTCCGATACACAGCCCCGCTTTATCCTCTCAGAACCTGATCAAAGAACCAGTGATCGTGAAACATCTGCCCGCGCCGATTCTCCCTGCACCCGTATTACATGAGCCTATTATCCCGCATGTGCCAATTTTAAAAACCCCGATCCTGCCCCAACCTATTATTCACGAGCCCGTCATCAAAGTACCAGGGCCCATTTACAAAGACCCAATTGTAGTTTCTCCCCTTTATGAGCCTATCCTCAAAGGTCCTATCCTACCTGGACCCATATACAAGAATGGCCCTATCCTTCCCGGTCCTAATATCTACAAGAATGGCCCACTGCCTTTGCCAATCCTCAAAGGCCTGCCCGGGCCCATTTACAAAGCTGGTCCGATTTACTCCGAGCCTTTAGGCCCGCTGCCGGATTACAGAGCGCCTCTATCCCTTTACAATAAACGCGTACCTCTTTACAAGGAGCCGCTGCCCTCTCTGCCTTTATTGAAGGGGTCGGTGGAGCTCGGACTTATTGGCAAAGAGCCTATCAGATCGCTTGATTGGGAAGGTTTAGGTCGAGGAAATCTGGAGCACGGCTATGGTTTGGGCAAGGGTGTCATCGGTCCGCTAGTGCCATCTTTGGGAGAACACGGATTGTTAAAAGGAAACATTGGACCAGTTCTTCCCTATGCGGGCTTAGAACGAGGTCACGGATTACTCAAAGGAAATATTGGACCTATTCTACCATATGAAGGCTTAGAGAAAGGCCCCCTTCTGCCCTCCTGGAACGGTCCGATAGAGTATCCTCTGTACCAAGACGGGTACAAACACTGA